The Opitutales bacterium genome has a window encoding:
- a CDS encoding DUF2059 domain-containing protein, giving the protein MKKIILAVFLTALVTTTTWAQETPSSITFKAILDMGDRVAFSLSTGGGAQSRWVEIGQSFRGHKLERYDREKQTLYLKDDTGKEIVIALSSSNYQPDDVDALTKAEEVIRLSNFEKMIKEGLTAQRDAMTQNMKQLVPGNVDPDAYADLQKRTYDLMIEMMDFEAIEEGMTEAYATIFTPEELDGFLDFYSTAAGKASLEKMPEIQQKSMEVMMPELMKAIPRIPELSQEWAAQQTAQPTAEE; this is encoded by the coding sequence ATGAAAAAAATCATCCTTGCTGTCTTTTTAACAGCGCTCGTCACCACAACCACCTGGGCTCAGGAAACACCGAGTTCCATCACCTTCAAAGCCATCCTGGATATGGGAGATCGCGTCGCCTTTTCACTCTCGACGGGTGGTGGAGCTCAAAGCCGTTGGGTAGAAATCGGCCAGTCATTCCGAGGCCACAAATTGGAGCGCTACGACCGGGAAAAACAAACACTCTACCTGAAAGATGACACTGGAAAGGAAATCGTCATCGCCCTGTCTTCGTCAAATTACCAGCCCGATGACGTGGATGCCTTAACCAAGGCAGAGGAGGTCATACGCCTGTCCAATTTCGAGAAGATGATTAAGGAAGGGCTCACAGCACAACGGGACGCGATGACACAAAATATGAAGCAACTCGTTCCTGGAAATGTTGACCCTGATGCCTATGCGGATCTTCAAAAACGGACGTATGACCTCATGATCGAAATGATGGACTTTGAGGCGATTGAAGAGGGTATGACCGAAGCCTATGCCACGATCTTCACGCCGGAAGAACTCGACGGATTTTTGGACTTTTACAGCACTGCAGCAGGCAAGGCCAGTCTCGAGAAAATGCCAGAGATCCAGCAAAAGTCCATGGAGGTCATGATGCCCGAGTTGATGAAGGCGATTCCTCGTATCCCGGAGCTCAGTCAGGAATGGGCTGCACAGCAAACGGCTCAACCCACTGCTGAAGAATAG
- a CDS encoding DUF4372 domain-containing protein, whose amino-acid sequence MEPKGYPVCSYTIKCNYSKFYSTHFWSHPVSSLAKEYQVDQKSRTFSPWSHMVSLLYCQLTHCIGLKDLCDALRRHSVKLFAIRGATPPSRNGLSNANKNRNADMMEALFW is encoded by the coding sequence GTGGAGCCAAAGGGATACCCAGTATGCTCGTACACTATAAAATGCAATTATTCGAAATTTTACTCCACACACTTCTGGTCACACCCGGTCAGCTCGCTGGCAAAGGAGTATCAGGTCGATCAGAAGAGCAGGACGTTTTCGCCATGGAGTCACATGGTCAGTTTGTTGTATTGCCAGCTCACACACTGTATCGGGCTAAAAGATTTGTGTGACGCGCTGCGCCGCCATAGCGTGAAGCTGTTCGCGATACGGGGTGCCACGCCACCGAGTCGCAACGGACTCTCGAATGCCAACAAAAACCGTAATGCCGACATGATGGAGGCTTTGTTCTGGTAG
- a CDS encoding UPF0236 family protein produces the protein MRWDMLGHMQRLRAGWAAHTVIHCMGDGASWIAQQAGLQFPGSSFLLDLYHVCEYLAEASEVCALKESPQRWQKRQRTKLLKGKASQVIAELEEKSEGAEVPDEHSPVRLAYRYLNNRKEQLDYPKALENNLPVGTGMIESAHKQIIQQRLKGPGMAWLRTNADALISARAHRATYIESQEWLKEAA, from the coding sequence ATGAGGTGGGACATGCTTGGGCACATGCAACGTTTGAGAGCTGGTTGGGCAGCCCATACCGTTATCCATTGTATGGGAGATGGTGCCTCTTGGATTGCCCAACAAGCCGGACTGCAGTTTCCAGGCAGTTCGTTTCTATTAGATCTTTACCATGTATGTGAATACCTCGCTGAGGCCTCAGAAGTCTGCGCCTTGAAGGAAAGTCCCCAGCGTTGGCAGAAGCGTCAAAGGACCAAACTATTAAAAGGAAAAGCGTCGCAGGTAATAGCGGAGCTAGAGGAAAAAAGTGAGGGGGCTGAAGTGCCCGACGAGCATTCCCCCGTTCGTCTTGCCTATCGCTATCTGAATAATCGAAAGGAGCAACTGGACTACCCCAAGGCCCTCGAAAACAACCTACCTGTAGGCACGGGAATGATCGAAAGTGCGCACAAACAAATCATCCAGCAACGGCTTAAAGGCCCTGGGATGGCTTGGCTGAGGACAAACGCAGATGCCTTAATCTCAGCCCGGGCCCACCGCGCCACCTACATCGAAAGTCAAGAATGGCTCAAAGAGGCCGCATGA
- a CDS encoding hydantoinase B/oxoprolinase family protein, whose translation MSQNSWLICVDTGGTFTDCLGRNSDGQWLRCKVLSSGALRGTISAVYQEEVEVSLAAPIHGSVLRGYTLRALTKKASTRVIEASGSLLKLAGDVLSFGLGDLVELSAGEEAPILGARLLTQTALVDALPKMEFKLATTRGTNALLERKGARVVFFVNEGFEDVFRIDDQRRPDLFAREIQPRAALTHNVVGLPLRRDANGRAIHEPEAWDRVRERVVSSLVDGCEAAGICLIHGNAYPEDEKRVADILSELGVPYVVSSAELSGMAKFLPRAQTTAVDAYLGPIMKRYLDRVEMPLQDASLSVMSSSGGLMPRCDYRAKDGLLSGPAGGVIGVAAVAKRAGLHQVIAFDMGGTSTDVSRVSGEPELRNEHRVGDARIQAPSLRIETVAAGGGSICSFRDGQYFVGPESAGAFPGPACYGAGGPLTVTDVNLLLGHLLPDAFQVPLDSKAAESVLEQVLDTCGASRDAVLNAFWALANEHMSEALRQISIKDGFDPGQFTLVAFGGAGGQHACALAESMDMDSVLVPADAGILSAYGLAQARREASALVQIDQSLEEFSIVSERVEQAMEALRAQAIDWIGTEPRVELDCRFRGQESTLSLPMPTTANELDTRFRTAYTSRFGYVDEHSVIEIAVARCRLVETIREPEEEIFERVQSVNDVSQVIEDPYTTLLVLPGWSVHRGSHGSWMLERETETAFRHSSTRMNGDLLTKTLLTQRFNSLVEEMGKQLERTAVSTNVKERLDFSCAFVSAQGELITNAPHIPVHLGALGVCVRRVVSELDLGEGDVAVTNHPGFGGSHLPDITLLMPVFYRGVRVGYLVNRAHHAEVGGCVPGSMSPFAKNLEEEGVVFFPQRIVEKGQSRLDAIESCLMSARYPSRRIAENLSDLRAQLAALMSGTKQLKAIIQDFGMDAVLARMEGILGESEQQMRDLLERHEGRHFHFTGHLDDGEPLAVDLRVAGRRLTVDFSGTASVRRDSLNANEAIVRSALLYVLRVWLNEPVALNEGLMRCVSIILPESFIAPKFTQNPAECPAVVGGNVEVSQRIVETLISALGFQAGGQGTMNNLIFGDATRSYYETICGGSGAGDGYDGASAVHVHMTNTAITDVEILEKRYPVILEKFSVRQNSGGRGTREGGSGIERRIRFLNPMTVSLLMQGRRSGGSGFDGGDGGAAGEQYWIDTSGDLRPLPGMISRYFAAGESILIRTPGGGGFGAP comes from the coding sequence ATGTCTCAGAATTCATGGCTGATTTGTGTTGATACGGGAGGCACGTTTACTGACTGCCTCGGCCGAAACTCTGATGGCCAATGGTTGCGCTGTAAGGTCTTGTCGAGTGGAGCCCTGCGCGGGACGATTTCTGCTGTATACCAAGAGGAAGTAGAGGTCTCGCTTGCCGCGCCGATTCACGGGTCAGTTTTACGAGGCTACACCTTGCGCGCATTGACGAAAAAAGCTTCGACGAGGGTAATCGAGGCTAGCGGTTCGCTGCTGAAATTAGCAGGAGATGTACTGTCTTTTGGCCTGGGTGATTTAGTCGAGCTGTCTGCTGGAGAGGAGGCCCCCATCTTGGGAGCACGCCTTCTGACTCAAACAGCTCTGGTAGATGCGCTTCCAAAAATGGAGTTTAAGTTAGCTACGACGCGTGGCACGAATGCTCTATTGGAGCGTAAGGGGGCTCGGGTAGTTTTCTTTGTAAACGAGGGTTTTGAAGATGTATTCCGTATCGACGATCAGCGTCGTCCGGACCTCTTTGCCAGAGAGATTCAGCCCAGAGCTGCGTTGACCCATAACGTTGTTGGGCTTCCACTCAGGCGTGATGCCAATGGAAGAGCGATTCATGAACCCGAAGCCTGGGATCGGGTGCGGGAGCGCGTGGTTTCTTCCCTAGTTGACGGTTGTGAGGCCGCAGGAATTTGTCTGATCCATGGGAATGCGTATCCCGAAGATGAGAAGCGCGTGGCGGATATATTGAGTGAGCTGGGTGTCCCGTATGTCGTCTCGTCTGCCGAATTGTCCGGGATGGCTAAGTTTCTTCCTCGGGCTCAGACTACCGCTGTTGACGCCTATCTCGGCCCGATCATGAAACGCTATTTAGATCGTGTCGAAATGCCTCTGCAGGATGCTTCATTGTCAGTCATGAGTAGTTCAGGCGGCTTGATGCCGCGCTGTGACTATCGTGCGAAAGATGGCCTGCTGAGTGGGCCTGCCGGAGGGGTGATCGGTGTGGCTGCGGTGGCGAAGCGTGCAGGTCTGCATCAGGTAATCGCTTTTGATATGGGGGGGACGAGCACCGATGTGTCGCGCGTATCTGGAGAGCCAGAACTCCGTAATGAACACCGTGTCGGTGATGCGCGTATTCAAGCCCCATCGCTGAGGATTGAGACCGTGGCGGCGGGAGGCGGGTCGATCTGCAGTTTCCGAGATGGTCAGTATTTCGTGGGCCCTGAAAGCGCCGGCGCCTTTCCGGGCCCAGCATGCTATGGCGCCGGGGGTCCGTTGACGGTGACCGATGTCAATTTGCTTTTGGGGCACCTGTTGCCTGATGCGTTTCAAGTACCCTTGGATTCGAAAGCAGCTGAGAGCGTGCTGGAACAGGTTCTGGATACATGTGGAGCGTCTCGAGATGCAGTGCTGAATGCCTTTTGGGCTTTGGCTAATGAACACATGAGTGAAGCGTTGCGGCAGATTTCGATTAAGGATGGTTTTGATCCGGGGCAATTTACACTCGTTGCGTTTGGAGGCGCTGGCGGTCAGCATGCTTGCGCATTGGCCGAGAGCATGGATATGGATTCGGTGCTGGTGCCAGCCGATGCGGGAATACTTTCGGCCTATGGCTTAGCTCAGGCTCGACGTGAAGCGAGCGCCTTAGTCCAGATAGATCAGAGTTTGGAGGAGTTCTCGATCGTGAGCGAGCGTGTGGAGCAGGCAATGGAAGCACTGCGAGCGCAGGCAATTGATTGGATCGGAACTGAACCGCGCGTTGAACTGGATTGCCGGTTTCGTGGACAAGAATCCACTTTGAGTCTGCCGATGCCAACAACTGCTAACGAGTTAGATACTCGATTCCGCACGGCTTATACTTCACGTTTTGGTTATGTCGACGAACACAGCGTAATTGAGATCGCAGTAGCACGCTGTCGACTTGTCGAGACCATCAGGGAACCTGAGGAAGAGATCTTTGAGCGCGTCCAATCCGTGAATGATGTTTCTCAAGTTATTGAAGATCCTTATACAACACTGCTCGTTTTGCCGGGATGGTCTGTGCATCGGGGCAGCCATGGGAGTTGGATGCTTGAGCGTGAGACTGAGACGGCCTTCCGTCACTCCTCGACCCGTATGAATGGGGATTTACTCACCAAGACACTCCTTACTCAGCGTTTCAATAGCCTTGTCGAAGAGATGGGTAAGCAGCTGGAGCGCACCGCGGTGTCTACGAACGTAAAAGAGCGTTTAGACTTCTCTTGTGCATTCGTTAGTGCCCAGGGAGAACTGATTACCAACGCGCCTCACATTCCTGTTCACCTCGGCGCGTTAGGCGTGTGTGTCCGACGCGTTGTCTCTGAACTTGATCTGGGAGAGGGGGACGTAGCCGTCACAAACCATCCCGGGTTTGGCGGGTCGCATTTACCCGATATTACGCTGCTCATGCCCGTGTTTTACCGGGGTGTTCGGGTGGGTTACCTTGTCAACCGAGCTCATCATGCTGAGGTAGGGGGATGCGTGCCTGGATCGATGTCACCCTTTGCCAAGAATCTGGAGGAAGAAGGCGTGGTGTTTTTTCCTCAGCGAATTGTTGAAAAAGGCCAGAGTCGATTAGATGCCATTGAAAGCTGCCTCATGAGCGCACGCTATCCGAGTCGCCGAATCGCCGAGAATTTGTCTGATTTGAGAGCACAGCTTGCTGCATTGATGTCCGGCACTAAGCAGCTTAAGGCGATCATCCAAGACTTTGGCATGGATGCGGTATTGGCACGCATGGAGGGCATTCTGGGAGAGTCGGAGCAGCAAATGCGTGATTTACTGGAGAGACACGAAGGCCGTCATTTCCATTTCACCGGTCATCTCGACGATGGTGAGCCGCTTGCGGTCGACTTACGTGTCGCAGGAAGGCGGCTGACTGTGGATTTTTCAGGGACCGCTTCGGTGCGTAGAGATAGTTTAAATGCAAATGAAGCAATCGTTCGCAGCGCTTTGTTATATGTGCTGCGTGTCTGGCTTAATGAGCCAGTGGCCCTCAATGAAGGCCTGATGCGCTGTGTCTCGATTATACTACCCGAGTCATTCATAGCTCCCAAGTTCACGCAGAACCCAGCAGAATGCCCAGCAGTCGTGGGAGGGAATGTCGAAGTGAGCCAGCGCATTGTCGAAACATTGATCTCGGCTTTAGGATTTCAGGCCGGCGGACAAGGCACGATGAATAATCTCATTTTCGGCGATGCGACACGAAGCTATTACGAAACGATTTGCGGTGGTTCGGGGGCAGGGGATGGCTACGACGGTGCATCTGCTGTGCATGTCCACATGACCAATACGGCGATCACCGACGTGGAAATTCTAGAAAAACGCTATCCTGTTATTCTCGAGAAATTCAGTGTTCGGCAGAATTCAGGTGGACGCGGGACACGCGAAGGGGGAAGTGGCATCGAGCGTCGCATACGATTTCTCAATCCAATGACAGTGTCCCTTCTCATGCAGGGACGTCGCTCGGGTGGATCGGGTTTCGACGGTGGAGATGGAGGCGCTGCGGGGGAACAATACTGGATCGACACATCGGGAGATCTACGCCCACTCCCCGGTATGATCTCCCGCTATTTCGCCGCGGGAGAATCGATTCTCATCCGCACACCGGGTGGCGGTGGTTTTGGAGCGCCATAG
- a CDS encoding NTP transferase domain-containing protein, producing MHPPLTLVILAAGMGSRFGGPKQLAAVGPSGETLIEYGLYDARRAGFERFVFVIRREIEQDFRNAVLVRFEHGLDCSIVFQETDDFPELPSAEVLEKRAKPWGTGHALWSARDVVRGACAVMNADDFYGAESFAILASMLRDSPTAATLVSFRLDQTLSSLGGVSRGICDVSDHGLLNGVIECKELALEENRVRGLVNDTAATVDLSPSTPVSMNLMGFPEEIWIEMEQALQQFAGDQLPGSTQEFGLPDVLNKWMSNHVVRVLASPERWIGVTHAEDLAVARSEIHRSLEQGKYPTALWAE from the coding sequence ATGCACCCACCGCTGACCTTGGTGATCCTTGCAGCGGGGATGGGGAGCCGTTTCGGCGGTCCTAAACAATTGGCTGCGGTCGGACCTTCTGGAGAGACGCTCATCGAGTATGGCTTGTACGATGCGCGGCGCGCTGGGTTTGAACGCTTTGTTTTCGTGATTCGGCGCGAAATCGAACAAGACTTCCGCAACGCGGTTTTGGTGCGATTCGAGCATGGCTTGGACTGCTCGATTGTCTTTCAGGAAACGGATGATTTTCCAGAGCTGCCGTCTGCTGAGGTTTTAGAAAAGCGCGCCAAACCCTGGGGGACAGGTCATGCGCTTTGGTCGGCAAGGGACGTGGTTAGAGGAGCCTGCGCAGTGATGAATGCAGATGACTTCTATGGAGCAGAGAGTTTTGCGATATTGGCAAGTATGCTCCGAGACAGCCCGACCGCTGCGACTTTGGTGAGCTTCCGCCTCGACCAAACCCTATCTTCGCTGGGCGGCGTGTCTCGCGGCATTTGCGACGTCTCAGATCACGGTTTATTGAACGGCGTGATAGAGTGCAAAGAGCTTGCTTTAGAGGAAAACCGGGTTCGAGGCCTCGTAAATGACACTGCAGCCACCGTTGACCTCAGTCCCTCCACTCCAGTTTCGATGAACCTTATGGGATTTCCTGAGGAAATCTGGATCGAGATGGAGCAGGCTTTACAGCAGTTCGCTGGGGATCAATTACCTGGTTCCACGCAAGAATTTGGTCTTCCTGATGTGCTCAACAAATGGATGAGTAATCATGTGGTTCGCGTGCTTGCTTCTCCCGAGCGGTGGATCGGGGTGACCCATGCTGAAGACCTGGCAGTAGCTCGGTCTGAAATTCACAGATCTCTTGAACAGGGAAAATATCCCACAGCGTTGTGGGCAGAGTGA
- a CDS encoding fumarylacetoacetate hydrolase family protein has product MKICRYLDSDGNMGFAEWRGEDQLPKVITGDFGSFDVTDQDADVAQLLAPIDPRAILGIGLNYRAHAEETGKPLPKYPLLFMKAVNAVQNPNQPILLPRTLVSHKVDYEAELAVIIGRAARNVKPEQALDYVLGYTVANDVSARDWQFEWGEGQFSRGKTFDTFCPLGPCMVTTDEIENPNDLSMRTRVNGELRQETNTGDMIFDIPTLISFLSGSTTLVPGTVILTGTPSGVGAAQKPPAFLKEGDRVDISIDGIGTLSNPVKEEKK; this is encoded by the coding sequence ATGAAAATTTGCAGATATTTGGATTCGGACGGAAATATGGGATTTGCCGAATGGCGCGGTGAGGATCAGCTGCCAAAGGTGATCACGGGGGACTTCGGTAGTTTCGATGTCACCGATCAAGATGCCGACGTGGCTCAGCTCCTGGCACCGATTGATCCGCGTGCCATTTTGGGGATCGGACTGAATTATCGAGCCCACGCCGAGGAGACGGGCAAACCACTTCCAAAATACCCATTGCTTTTCATGAAGGCGGTGAATGCTGTTCAAAATCCTAACCAACCTATTTTACTCCCGCGCACGTTAGTCAGTCATAAGGTCGATTATGAAGCGGAGCTCGCGGTTATTATCGGACGCGCCGCGCGCAACGTGAAACCTGAGCAAGCCCTTGATTACGTATTGGGCTACACCGTCGCAAATGACGTAAGTGCGCGTGACTGGCAGTTTGAGTGGGGGGAGGGGCAATTTTCCCGCGGTAAGACTTTTGACACGTTTTGTCCACTGGGCCCCTGCATGGTGACCACGGATGAGATCGAGAACCCTAACGATCTCAGCATGCGGACGCGCGTAAACGGCGAGCTTCGGCAGGAGACCAATACAGGTGACATGATTTTTGATATCCCGACTTTAATCAGTTTTTTGAGCGGAAGTACGACCTTGGTCCCTGGAACGGTTATTTTAACGGGAACTCCCTCAGGTGTGGGGGCGGCGCAGAAGCCACCCGCATTTTTAAAGGAAGGCGATCGTGTCGATATCAGCATCGATGGTATTGGTACTCTGTCTAATCCCGTTAAGGAGGAGAAAAAGTAG